In one window of Halopiger aswanensis DNA:
- a CDS encoding HalOD1 output domain-containing protein: protein MTTNNNGGTDSEDDPTLNQKSHWQQTAQWLYEPDRDGGLTTAIVFAIAEAKDASPSEVKSPPLYESVDVAGIEAAFFGPHTENASRQGTGTVEFRYTNQLIKVRSDGWVQVYERTETELS from the coding sequence ATGACGACGAACAATAACGGCGGAACGGACAGCGAGGACGATCCGACCCTCAACCAGAAGAGCCACTGGCAGCAAACCGCACAGTGGTTATACGAGCCCGATCGTGACGGCGGGCTGACGACCGCGATCGTGTTTGCGATCGCGGAAGCGAAAGACGCCTCCCCGAGTGAGGTGAAGTCCCCGCCACTGTACGAGAGCGTCGATGTCGCCGGTATCGAAGCTGCGTTCTTCGGTCCTCATACGGAGAATGCGTCTCGACAGGGGACCGGAACTGTCGAATTTCGCTACACGAATCAGCTCATCAAGGTACGGAGCGACGGCTGGGTACAGGTCTACGAACGGACCGAAACCGAACTGTCGTGA
- a CDS encoding DUF502 domain-containing protein: MASWKRDFSRGLIVLAPILVIGYLCYVLYGFVDGFTPDLLVPEWFLETLIANEMVRTRLTALLRVAVSGSLLLGLLYATGLVARTALGAVVERAIDTSANALPGVRVVYNASKTAAETAVNEQTELRQPVKLEVWDDVWMTAFKTGRSADDGQGLYFVPTSPNVTSGFLVEADPDEVEQLDEPFERALGRVISGGFGNGSEVGRDDSVSIDVIDGIDRTRDEDGK, translated from the coding sequence ATGGCTTCCTGGAAACGAGATTTCTCCCGCGGCCTGATCGTCCTCGCGCCGATCCTCGTCATCGGCTACCTTTGCTACGTCCTGTACGGGTTCGTCGACGGATTCACGCCCGATCTGCTGGTTCCCGAGTGGTTTCTCGAGACGCTCATCGCGAATGAGATGGTCCGTACCAGACTGACGGCGCTGCTTCGGGTCGCCGTCTCGGGCAGTCTGCTGTTGGGGCTGCTCTATGCAACCGGCTTGGTAGCGCGGACGGCACTCGGTGCCGTCGTCGAACGAGCGATCGATACCAGTGCCAACGCGCTTCCCGGCGTCCGCGTCGTCTACAACGCCTCGAAGACGGCCGCCGAAACCGCGGTCAACGAGCAGACGGAACTCCGCCAGCCGGTCAAACTCGAGGTCTGGGACGACGTTTGGATGACGGCGTTCAAAACCGGCCGCTCGGCGGACGACGGACAAGGGCTGTACTTCGTTCCGACGTCGCCGAACGTGACGAGCGGTTTCCTCGTCGAGGCCGATCCCGACGAGGTTGAGCAACTCGACGAACCGTTCGAGCGGGCGCTCGGTCGCGTGATCAGCGGCGGATTCGGGAACGGTTCTGAGGTCGGGCGGGACGATAGCGTCTCGATCGACGTGATCGACGGCATCGATCGGACTCGAGATGAGGATGGGAAGTGA
- a CDS encoding winged helix-turn-helix transcriptional regulator has translation MGDSTQQLEVWCAGEDWCPITSTATLIGKKWHTVVVHRLLENGPLGFNALKEEVGGISSKVLSDVLEDLEQKQLVNREIVNEKPVRVEYSLTELGESLEPVIREMAEWGKEHLTTAPDENSSVA, from the coding sequence ATGGGCGACTCAACGCAGCAACTGGAAGTGTGGTGCGCGGGCGAAGACTGGTGTCCGATTACGTCAACTGCGACGCTAATCGGAAAGAAGTGGCACACTGTGGTCGTTCATCGGCTGCTCGAAAACGGTCCGCTCGGGTTCAATGCACTCAAAGAAGAAGTCGGAGGGATATCCAGTAAGGTGCTCTCGGACGTCCTCGAGGATCTCGAACAAAAGCAACTGGTCAACAGGGAGATCGTCAACGAAAAACCGGTCCGGGTCGAGTACTCGTTGACGGAGCTGGGCGAATCGCTCGAGCCAGTGATCAGGGAAATGGCAGAATGGGGAAAAGAGCACTTGACGACTGCACCGGACGAAAACAGTTCAGTCGCATAG
- a CDS encoding helix-turn-helix transcriptional regulator, producing MGDVSDVIDTIRKRSDVLAELAEEPLQPRELVDRLAVSRSTVTRALGDLEDADLVAKRDGRYVATRFGEIAIERFERYSTEIETLVSIKPLTQAFPTADPPPIELLEGADIVLQRHDGAFRPLEIVEETFRTASGAAIAYFPTVVNPNLPRVWERTAGESDTDLTIILEGETYDCLRTRYEDELTAIASQSDAALYVGDGPSFGLVCIDAGDQFTVLVVIYAAGGVEGVIVNRSAELHEWVRGLFDRIRTDADPVDASLRERDSVVVDPS from the coding sequence ATGGGGGATGTATCCGACGTAATCGATACGATCAGAAAGCGCTCGGACGTGCTCGCTGAACTCGCGGAAGAACCGTTACAACCGCGAGAACTCGTCGATCGGTTGGCGGTTTCCCGATCGACGGTCACGAGGGCACTGGGGGACCTCGAAGACGCGGACCTCGTCGCGAAGCGAGACGGACGCTACGTCGCCACTCGATTCGGGGAGATCGCTATCGAGCGTTTCGAACGGTACTCTACGGAGATCGAAACGCTCGTCTCTATCAAGCCGCTTACCCAGGCATTTCCGACGGCTGATCCGCCGCCGATCGAACTTCTCGAAGGCGCTGACATCGTCCTGCAGCGTCACGATGGCGCGTTTCGACCGCTCGAGATCGTCGAAGAGACGTTTCGAACGGCGAGCGGAGCGGCGATCGCGTACTTTCCCACCGTTGTCAATCCGAACCTTCCTCGAGTCTGGGAGCGGACCGCGGGCGAGTCCGATACCGACCTGACGATCATCCTCGAGGGGGAAACGTACGACTGCCTCAGAACGCGGTACGAGGACGAACTCACTGCGATCGCTTCGCAGTCCGACGCCGCGTTGTATGTCGGGGATGGTCCGTCGTTCGGGCTCGTTTGTATCGACGCTGGTGACCAGTTTACCGTTCTCGTCGTTATTTACGCTGCGGGCGGCGTTGAAGGCGTCATCGTGAACCGATCTGCGGAACTGCACGAGTGGGTTCGCGGACTGTTCGATCGAATTCGAACTGACGCCGACCCCGTCGACGCGTCGCTTCGAGAGCGTGATTCGGTCGTTGTCGATCCGTCGTGA
- a CDS encoding DMT family transporter produces the protein MSWLILFIAGLFEIAWAIGLAYSDGLSKPLPTVGTGIALVISMVLLAKAVQDLPIGTAYAVWTGIGAVGTATLGILLFDEPATAARLLFISVIVVGIVGLNLVSGGH, from the coding sequence ATGTCGTGGCTCATCCTGTTCATCGCTGGCCTCTTCGAAATCGCGTGGGCGATCGGGCTCGCCTACTCTGATGGCCTCTCGAAGCCGCTGCCGACGGTTGGGACGGGTATCGCGCTCGTCATCAGTATGGTGTTGCTCGCGAAAGCGGTCCAAGACCTCCCGATCGGGACCGCCTACGCCGTCTGGACGGGGATCGGTGCCGTGGGAACCGCAACGCTCGGGATCCTGCTCTTCGACGAGCCGGCGACGGCCGCGCGCCTCCTCTTTATTTCCGTGATCGTCGTCGGAATCGTCGGCCTCAACCTCGTTTCCGGCGGCCATTAG
- a CDS encoding putative quinol monooxygenase codes for MLVIHATFPIDPDRRDDALELVADLAERSREEDGVVDYRVTTDVEDPNVFRIFERYEDEAAFGAHAETDHFEAFEEALPDLLSGDPEVTRFDVESASPVEL; via the coding sequence ATGCTCGTCATCCACGCGACGTTTCCGATCGATCCGGATCGACGCGACGACGCCCTCGAGCTCGTAGCGGACCTGGCCGAACGCTCCCGTGAGGAAGACGGCGTCGTCGACTATCGAGTCACAACGGACGTCGAAGATCCGAACGTGTTCCGAATCTTTGAGCGATACGAGGATGAGGCCGCCTTCGGAGCGCACGCGGAAACCGACCACTTCGAAGCGTTCGAGGAGGCGCTCCCGGATTTGCTCTCGGGCGACCCCGAAGTCACCCGATTCGACGTCGAGTCGGCATCCCCAGTCGAACTGTAA
- a CDS encoding DUF7344 domain-containing protein, whose translation MGHPRRRYLCYTLLEDTEWTLTDLATKIAAWENDSPDHEVTAQQRERVYVSLYHAHVPKLVDEGVITFDDATETITAAENAAQVLTALEGMGASVNNTQETHARSEMDDDEQ comes from the coding sequence CTGGGTCATCCGCGGCGTCGCTACCTCTGCTATACGCTTCTCGAGGACACAGAGTGGACGCTGACCGATCTGGCGACGAAAATCGCCGCGTGGGAGAACGACAGCCCCGATCACGAGGTCACGGCACAGCAGCGAGAACGGGTGTACGTCTCGCTCTATCACGCCCACGTGCCCAAGTTAGTCGATGAGGGCGTCATCACCTTCGATGACGCAACCGAGACCATTACGGCCGCTGAGAACGCTGCTCAAGTTCTGACCGCACTCGAGGGAATGGGAGCGAGTGTCAACAATACCCAAGAAACACACGCCCGGAGTGAAATGGATGACGACGAACAATAA
- a CDS encoding NAD(P)/FAD-dependent oxidoreductase, which produces MTISTDSPTESRYEVAVVGGGPAGLTTALYTTRLGHETAVFDRGGGRAAMMQETHNVIGVPESVSGNKLLETAVEQLRSYGADYRQEFVTDIERVDDSFVLETTDGSATADSVVLATGFSDGRPDPPLPRTGRGLHYCLHCDAYAFVDEPVYVMGRGDSAAYVAMIMLNFTDDVDLLLRGDEPTWSDETATMLEHHPVDIVREDVTGVRNGDDGWLEALEFADGAVREYRGGFAMYGSEYNNGLAASLGADINDDGTVAVDDHGRTSVDGLYAVGDLTPGHNQIPVAMGQGAKAGLAIHKERREFPKSLAELETDGSVSTDDVPAMAAELRSRATEHASTADD; this is translated from the coding sequence ATGACGATATCCACCGATTCCCCGACCGAATCTCGATACGAAGTCGCCGTCGTCGGCGGCGGTCCCGCCGGCCTGACGACAGCCCTCTACACGACGCGGCTCGGCCACGAAACCGCAGTCTTCGACCGGGGCGGCGGTCGAGCCGCGATGATGCAGGAGACGCACAACGTCATCGGCGTTCCCGAATCCGTGTCGGGTAACAAACTCCTCGAGACGGCCGTCGAGCAGCTCCGCTCGTACGGTGCCGACTACCGCCAGGAGTTCGTCACGGACATCGAGCGGGTCGACGATTCGTTCGTGCTCGAGACGACGGATGGATCGGCCACCGCGGATAGCGTCGTTTTGGCGACCGGTTTTTCGGACGGGCGACCCGACCCGCCGCTGCCCCGAACTGGACGCGGACTGCACTACTGTCTCCACTGCGACGCATACGCGTTCGTCGACGAGCCGGTCTACGTGATGGGCCGCGGCGACAGCGCCGCCTACGTCGCGATGATCATGCTCAATTTCACCGACGACGTCGATCTGCTGCTCCGCGGCGACGAGCCGACTTGGAGCGACGAGACGGCGACGATGCTCGAGCACCACCCTGTCGATATCGTTCGCGAGGATGTGACTGGCGTCCGGAACGGTGACGATGGCTGGCTCGAGGCCCTCGAATTCGCCGACGGAGCGGTCCGCGAGTACCGGGGCGGCTTCGCGATGTACGGCTCCGAGTACAACAACGGGCTCGCCGCGTCGCTCGGCGCGGATATCAACGATGACGGCACAGTTGCTGTCGACGATCACGGCCGAACGTCGGTCGACGGCCTGTACGCGGTCGGCGATTTGACGCCCGGACATAACCAGATCCCCGTCGCGATGGGACAGGGAGCGAAGGCCGGACTCGCGATTCACAAGGAACGTCGCGAGTTCCCGAAGTCACTCGCGGAACTCGAGACCGACGGCTCCGTCTCGACGGACGATGTTCCCGCGATGGCGGCCGAGTTACGAAGTCGAGCAACCGAACACGCTTCGACGGCGGACGATTGA
- a CDS encoding peroxiredoxin family protein — protein sequence MGLEGERAPEFTLPSTAGDEVSLSDRLEDGPAVVIINRGHWCSFCAEQLQTFSEVSYDLWFNENVDILPVVTDPLARVTEMRDRYDLEIQLQADPDGEVAEQYSGTEETSHGLTGISGVYVIDEEGTVRFEQVADHPADRTYGNWVRYFIRNDYEDPFSE from the coding sequence ATGGGATTAGAAGGCGAGCGAGCGCCCGAGTTCACGCTTCCGAGCACCGCCGGCGACGAGGTGTCGCTTTCGGACCGACTCGAGGACGGTCCAGCCGTCGTCATCATCAACCGGGGCCACTGGTGTAGCTTCTGTGCGGAACAGCTCCAGACGTTCAGCGAGGTTTCCTACGACCTCTGGTTCAACGAGAACGTGGATATCCTGCCGGTCGTGACCGATCCACTGGCGCGCGTCACTGAAATGCGCGATCGGTACGACCTCGAGATCCAACTGCAGGCTGATCCCGACGGCGAAGTCGCTGAGCAGTACAGCGGAACGGAAGAAACGAGCCACGGTCTCACCGGCATCTCGGGCGTGTACGTTATCGACGAGGAGGGGACGGTTCGGTTTGAACAGGTCGCAGACCACCCCGCCGATCGCACCTACGGCAACTGGGTCCGGTACTTCATCCGGAACGACTACGAGGATCCGTTCAGCGAGTAG
- a CDS encoding aryl-sulfate sulfotransferase encodes MERRNILRMLLLAVLVVSGGYLAIAWVNAPTNATAAAANQTQLPLEDRTPVVEDRGGATVITTDPPAGSDGLGAIVAFSADGRPLYHNDTYGNYFDVDPDPPGSKTVLYVAGSRYDSCPDRLQAERDSAGDDGCAEVAVERVNLTTGTTERLHTAVTGWDIWHDVDRIDDHRLLVADIARDRVFTLNTTTDEVTWEWRAEEDLDPDSGGQPGDWTHVNDVELLEDGRVMVSLRNQDRVAFLEPGDGLQRDWTLGAEDAYGILYEQHNPDYIPSARGGPAVIVSDSENNRVVEYQRQNETWMRTWEWQDERLQWPRDADRLPGSHTLVTDSKGDRVLELSETGDVVWSVDIATPYEAERLGTGDESTTGRSTAALANGSVDATAAETDRTSKTGLSWLVAFITGPVVNGVLHAAPTWMTIGDLLVAGVFGITAVTGGIAEVYWSGVGRRLLERLR; translated from the coding sequence GTGGAACGACGTAATATCCTTCGAATGCTGCTGCTGGCCGTCTTAGTCGTATCTGGCGGGTATCTTGCGATTGCGTGGGTCAACGCACCGACTAACGCGACCGCTGCCGCGGCGAATCAGACGCAGTTACCGCTCGAGGATCGGACGCCGGTCGTCGAGGACCGTGGTGGGGCGACCGTCATTACGACCGATCCGCCGGCGGGAAGCGACGGCCTCGGGGCTATCGTCGCGTTCAGTGCCGACGGACGGCCGCTCTACCACAACGATACGTACGGGAACTACTTCGATGTCGATCCCGATCCACCCGGCTCGAAGACCGTTCTGTACGTCGCGGGAAGCCGGTACGACTCGTGTCCAGACAGGCTCCAAGCAGAGAGAGACAGCGCCGGTGACGACGGCTGTGCTGAAGTCGCGGTCGAACGCGTCAACCTCACGACGGGGACGACCGAGCGGCTACACACTGCCGTCACCGGCTGGGACATCTGGCACGACGTCGACCGGATCGACGACCACCGACTCCTCGTGGCCGACATCGCTCGAGATCGCGTGTTCACGCTGAACACCACCACCGACGAGGTAACCTGGGAGTGGCGCGCCGAGGAAGACCTCGATCCGGACAGCGGCGGACAGCCCGGCGATTGGACCCACGTCAACGACGTCGAACTGCTCGAGGACGGTCGGGTGATGGTGAGTCTCCGGAATCAGGACCGAGTCGCCTTTCTCGAACCGGGTGACGGACTCCAGCGTGACTGGACGCTCGGTGCCGAGGACGCGTACGGGATCCTCTACGAGCAGCACAATCCGGACTACATCCCGTCCGCCCGCGGCGGCCCGGCGGTGATCGTCTCCGATTCGGAGAACAATCGCGTCGTCGAGTATCAGCGCCAAAATGAAACGTGGATGCGAACCTGGGAGTGGCAAGACGAGCGACTGCAGTGGCCACGCGACGCCGACCGACTCCCCGGTAGCCATACGCTCGTGACGGATTCCAAGGGTGATCGGGTGCTCGAACTCTCGGAAACCGGTGACGTCGTCTGGAGCGTGGATATCGCGACACCCTACGAAGCGGAGCGTCTCGGAACCGGCGATGAGAGTACAACCGGGCGGAGTACGGCTGCGCTTGCGAACGGGTCCGTCGACGCAACGGCCGCTGAAACGGATCGAACCTCGAAGACCGGACTTTCCTGGCTCGTCGCCTTCATCACCGGCCCGGTAGTCAACGGCGTCCTTCATGCAGCCCCGACGTGGATGACGATTGGAGATCTGCTGGTCGCCGGAGTATTCGGTATCACAGCCGTGACGGGCGGCATCGCAGAGGTATACTGGTCGGGAGTCGGCCGACGACTACTGGAACGGTTGCGATGA